The Mesorhizobium loti genome includes a region encoding these proteins:
- a CDS encoding YdcF family protein, translating into MFFYLSKIFWFFIQPLNLAIFLLLAGLLAAMIGRRRLAATGSVLAFLILALSAWTSLGAMMLNPLEERFARPPLPEKVDGIVVLGGGFEGAINLVRGGYELNSSGDRMVETAILARRFPTAKVIVSGGTGELFLEGEGDAATAPRLLTALGVTADRLILENKSRNTYENAVFTKELVTPKPGETWLLVTSAFHMPRAKALFDKAGFATVPWPVDYRTSGREGIGLFRDNAADSLQATTIAIREWIGLIAYWLSGRIDQPFPGG; encoded by the coding sequence ATGTTCTTCTACCTTTCCAAGATTTTCTGGTTCTTCATCCAGCCGCTCAATCTGGCGATCTTCCTGCTGCTGGCGGGACTGCTCGCGGCCATGATCGGCCGAAGGCGGTTGGCGGCCACCGGCAGCGTGCTGGCATTTCTGATCCTTGCGCTGTCGGCATGGACGTCGCTCGGCGCCATGATGCTCAATCCGCTCGAAGAGCGCTTTGCACGCCCGCCGCTGCCGGAAAAGGTCGACGGCATCGTCGTGCTCGGTGGCGGCTTCGAAGGCGCCATCAACCTGGTGCGCGGCGGCTATGAGCTGAACAGCAGCGGCGATCGGATGGTCGAGACCGCGATTCTGGCCCGGCGTTTTCCCACTGCCAAGGTGATCGTCTCCGGCGGCACCGGTGAGTTGTTCCTCGAAGGCGAGGGCGACGCCGCCACTGCCCCCCGCCTGCTCACCGCGCTTGGTGTGACGGCCGATCGCCTGATCCTCGAAAACAAATCCCGCAACACCTATGAAAATGCGGTCTTCACCAAGGAGCTGGTAACGCCGAAGCCCGGCGAGACCTGGCTGCTGGTGACCTCGGCCTTCCATATGCCGCGCGCCAAGGCGCTGTTCGACAAGGCCGGCTTTGCGACCGTTCCCTGGCCGGTCGACTATCGCACTTCGGGGCGGGAAGGCATCGGCCTGTTCCGCGACAATGCAGCCGATTCGTTGCAGGCCACCACCATCGCCATCCGCGAATGGATCGGGCTGATCGCCTACTGGCTGTCAGGGCGGATCGATCAGCCTTTTCCTGGCGGCTGA
- a CDS encoding DUF599 domain-containing protein gives MGDSLDLSTADLAALAFFLVAWLLHTFASDGKLVSRVSLTTAMNAQRQAWMRTMAEREIRIVDTAIMSGLQQGTAFFASSSLIAIGGCFALLGASDRVLEVLSDLPLGGAPSRAAFQIKVFGLVLILAFSFFKFGWAYRLFNYCTILIGAVPIPHGEASRNPVTETAVWRAAQMNMLAGKHFNSGLRGVFFSIGYLGWFVDPMVFVLSTLLLLAVLVRRQFFSAARQAVIGQPPGKG, from the coding sequence ATGGGCGATTCCCTCGATCTTTCGACAGCCGATCTCGCGGCGCTGGCCTTCTTCCTCGTCGCGTGGTTGCTGCACACGTTCGCCTCCGACGGCAAGCTGGTCAGCCGCGTGTCGCTGACGACGGCGATGAATGCACAGCGGCAAGCCTGGATGCGGACCATGGCCGAACGCGAGATCCGCATCGTCGACACCGCCATCATGAGCGGTCTGCAGCAAGGCACCGCCTTCTTCGCGTCCAGCTCATTGATCGCGATCGGCGGTTGCTTTGCCTTGCTCGGCGCATCCGACCGGGTTCTTGAAGTGCTCAGCGACCTGCCCCTAGGTGGCGCGCCGTCGCGCGCGGCCTTCCAGATAAAGGTGTTCGGACTGGTGCTGATCCTGGCGTTTTCGTTCTTCAAATTCGGCTGGGCGTACCGACTGTTCAACTATTGCACGATCCTGATCGGCGCCGTGCCGATCCCGCATGGCGAAGCCTCGCGCAATCCGGTCACCGAAACGGCGGTGTGGCGTGCGGCACAGATGAACATGCTCGCCGGAAAGCACTTCAACTCCGGCCTGCGCGGCGTGTTCTTCTCGATCGGTTATCTCGGCTGGTTCGTCGACCCCATGGTGTTCGTGTTGTCGACGCTGTTGCTGCTGGCCGTGCTGGTGCGGCGCCAGTTCTTCTCGGCCGCCAGACAAGCGGTGATCGGTCAGCCGCCAGGAAAAGGCTGA
- a CDS encoding L-serine ammonia-lyase — protein sequence MFLSVFDLFKIGIGPSSSHTMGPMTAAARFLDEVAGNDWPRPAGVKVDRLGASLHGSLAYTGIGHGSDRAVILGLAGLTPQTVDPDQADGIASRITAEKRISPPGHPSYRFDPATDLVLDRKTPLTGHANGMAFYAYDSGGRLLLKRIYYSIGGGFVVSEEELQRMKAKGSVTTEGKKVPYPFKNAVEMLAMAGKSGLSIADMKRVNEETQMSREALDAGLDGIWSAMKGCIDRGLSQDGIMPGGLKVRRRARMLHDKLQEQWQQNKPNPLLANDWLSIYAMAVNEENAAGGRVVTAPTNGAAGTLPAVLRYWLHFHPEADQPSIRDFLLTAAAVGGIIKTNASISGAEVGCQGEVGSASAMAAAGLCAVMGGTPEQVENAAEIALEHHLGMTCDPVGGLVQVPCIERNALGAVKAVTAASLAIKGDGIHFVPLDAAIETMRQTGLDMNEKYKETSLGGLAVNVVEC from the coding sequence GTGTTCCTTTCGGTTTTCGACCTGTTCAAGATCGGCATAGGACCCTCGAGTTCGCACACGATGGGGCCGATGACCGCCGCGGCTCGGTTTCTCGACGAGGTCGCGGGAAATGACTGGCCGCGTCCGGCGGGTGTGAAGGTCGACCGGCTTGGCGCCAGCCTGCACGGGTCACTCGCCTACACCGGCATCGGCCACGGCAGCGATCGCGCCGTCATACTCGGCCTTGCCGGCCTGACGCCGCAGACGGTCGATCCCGATCAGGCCGATGGCATTGCCAGCCGCATCACCGCCGAAAAGCGCATTTCGCCGCCCGGCCACCCCTCCTATCGCTTCGATCCGGCCACCGATCTGGTGCTGGACCGCAAGACGCCGCTCACCGGCCATGCCAACGGCATGGCGTTCTACGCCTATGATTCCGGCGGCCGCCTGCTGCTCAAGCGCATCTATTATTCGATCGGCGGCGGCTTCGTCGTTTCGGAAGAAGAGCTGCAGCGGATGAAGGCCAAAGGGTCGGTGACGACTGAGGGCAAGAAAGTGCCTTACCCGTTCAAGAATGCAGTCGAGATGCTGGCCATGGCCGGCAAAAGCGGCCTTTCCATTGCCGACATGAAACGCGTCAACGAGGAGACGCAGATGTCACGCGAAGCGCTCGACGCCGGTCTCGACGGCATCTGGAGCGCCATGAAGGGCTGCATCGACCGCGGCCTGTCGCAGGATGGCATAATGCCGGGCGGGCTGAAGGTGCGCCGGCGGGCGCGCATGCTGCACGACAAGCTGCAGGAGCAGTGGCAGCAGAACAAGCCCAATCCCTTGCTCGCCAATGACTGGCTGTCGATCTACGCCATGGCGGTGAACGAGGAGAATGCGGCCGGCGGGCGCGTCGTCACCGCGCCGACCAATGGCGCTGCCGGCACGCTGCCGGCGGTGCTGCGCTACTGGCTGCATTTCCATCCCGAGGCCGACCAGCCGAGCATCCGCGACTTCCTGCTGACGGCTGCTGCCGTCGGCGGCATCATCAAAACCAATGCCTCGATCTCGGGCGCCGAGGTCGGCTGCCAGGGTGAGGTCGGGTCGGCGTCGGCGATGGCGGCGGCAGGCCTGTGCGCCGTCATGGGCGGCACGCCCGAACAGGTCGAGAATGCCGCCGAGATCGCGCTCGAACATCATCTCGGCATGACCTGCGATCCGGTCGGCGGGCTGGTGCAAGTGCCGTGCATCGAGCGCAATGCGCTGGGAGCGGTCAAGGCGGTGACGGCCGCGTCACTGGCCATCAAGGGCGACGGCATCCATTTCGTACCCCTCGACGCGGCGATCGAGACCATGCGCCAGACCGGCCTCGACATGAACGAGAAGTACAAGGAAACCAGCCTTGGCGGGCTTGCCGTCAATGTCGTGGAGTGCTGA
- a CDS encoding beta-lactamase family protein: MTATITMLANYGAIIVMAHSRQQNRPNRRNVLLAATLVMSAITAKAHGGSSAASGKSPMPATDADIEARIQRVLTGLRPPIGFAGQPHGKLPDRMAALCVPGVSIAVIRNGTIEWARGFGVTKNGGPAVGQDTLFQAASISKPVTAMAVLALVQAGRLDLDADVNSYLKSWKVPTNSYTNETKVTLRQLLSHSAGTTVHGFAGYETGTAIPSLLEILNGAPPANNPPIVVTRQPGKSFRYSGGGYTIVQQLLIDVTGKPFAELLDRTVLHPLGMTRSFYHQPLPARDLRNAAIPHTASGDPVAGGPHIYPELAAAGLWTTPTDLARFDLALLDAWVGRTTTVLSHPTVVHMLTPGLGHYGLGLVVKGSPPHRGFGHDGVNAGFISSMVTYETGDGAVVMTNGDQGGVLADEIIESIAAEYQWPD; this comes from the coding sequence ATGACCGCCACCATCACTATGCTGGCGAATTACGGAGCGATCATCGTCATGGCACACAGTAGACAACAAAACAGGCCGAACCGGCGCAACGTGCTTTTGGCGGCAACGCTTGTCATGTCAGCCATCACCGCCAAGGCGCATGGCGGGTCTTCCGCGGCCAGTGGAAAATCTCCGATGCCGGCAACCGACGCTGATATCGAGGCACGCATTCAGCGGGTTCTTACCGGGCTTCGGCCTCCCATTGGATTTGCTGGCCAACCGCACGGCAAGTTGCCGGATCGGATGGCGGCGCTGTGCGTTCCAGGCGTCAGCATCGCGGTCATCCGCAACGGAACAATAGAATGGGCGCGCGGCTTCGGCGTTACAAAGAACGGGGGTCCCGCGGTTGGACAGGACACGCTGTTTCAGGCGGCATCGATCAGCAAGCCGGTTACCGCAATGGCTGTGTTGGCGCTGGTTCAGGCGGGAAGACTTGACCTCGACGCGGACGTGAACTCGTACTTGAAAAGCTGGAAGGTTCCGACGAATTCGTACACCAATGAAACGAAAGTCACCCTTCGGCAATTGCTCAGCCATTCCGCCGGGACGACCGTGCATGGCTTTGCCGGGTATGAGACAGGGACCGCGATCCCTTCTCTCCTCGAGATCTTGAATGGCGCTCCGCCGGCCAACAATCCTCCCATCGTCGTCACTCGGCAGCCGGGCAAAAGTTTTCGCTATTCCGGCGGCGGCTATACGATCGTGCAGCAACTGCTCATCGACGTCACCGGCAAGCCATTTGCTGAATTGCTGGACAGGACCGTGCTTCATCCGCTTGGAATGACCCGCAGCTTCTATCACCAACCCTTGCCTGCTCGTGACCTCCGCAATGCCGCGATACCGCACACGGCAAGCGGTGATCCGGTTGCCGGCGGGCCACACATCTATCCCGAATTGGCCGCGGCAGGATTGTGGACGACGCCAACCGACCTGGCCCGCTTCGACCTGGCCCTGCTTGACGCCTGGGTCGGCCGGACAACGACAGTGCTGTCCCATCCGACTGTGGTTCATATGCTGACGCCTGGGCTAGGTCACTACGGGTTAGGTCTGGTCGTCAAAGGCTCGCCACCACACCGTGGTTTTGGCCATGACGGAGTGAATGCTGGCTTCATAAGTTCGATGGTCACCTACGAGACAGGCGATGGCGCCGTCGTGATGACCAATGGCGACCAAGGCGGCGTCTTGGCTGACGAGATAATAGAGAGCATCGCCGCCGAATACCAATGGCCGGACTGA
- a CDS encoding DUF1489 family protein produces the protein MSLNLIKLCVGCDSVEDLEEWIAFRLDERRRAGEPVEQYHTTRMMPTRGAEVTDGGSLYWVIKGNVQCRQLITEIRPFTDGEGIGRCHLILDPEVVRTDWQPRRAFQGWRYLKPADAPLDLGKGKAGLIEMPPKLRRELADLGLL, from the coding sequence ATGTCTCTCAATCTCATAAAACTCTGTGTCGGCTGCGACAGCGTCGAGGATCTCGAGGAATGGATCGCCTTCCGCCTCGATGAGCGGCGGCGTGCCGGTGAGCCGGTCGAGCAATATCACACCACCCGCATGATGCCGACGCGCGGCGCCGAGGTTACCGATGGCGGTTCGCTCTATTGGGTGATCAAGGGCAATGTGCAGTGCCGCCAGCTGATCACCGAGATCCGGCCGTTCACCGACGGTGAAGGCATCGGCCGCTGCCACCTGATTCTCGACCCCGAGGTTGTTCGAACCGACTGGCAGCCGCGCCGGGCTTTTCAGGGCTGGCGCTATCTGAAGCCGGCGGACGCGCCCCTCGATCTCGGCAAGGGCAAGGCCGGGCTGATCGAGATGCCGCCGAAACTCAGGCGCGAGCTGGCCGATCTCGGCCTGCTCTGA
- a CDS encoding VWA domain-containing protein: MSDKKQPVPARVNPAPIKPQSNAGEIDAFIRQARTLAASATGSGRLILALDATMSRQPTWDLACTLQGQMFDAVGKAGTLSVQLVYFRGLGECRSSAFVSDTNALKQLMTRIECRSGHTQIGKVLAHALKQTAAAKVNALVYIGDAMEEDIDDLAEKAGSLGLHGVPVFVFQEGHDSSAEKAFKEVARLSNGAWFRFDRRAAATLAGLLSAVAVFATGGLKALEARGRPEDRLMIEHLRGGGK; this comes from the coding sequence ATGAGTGACAAGAAGCAGCCCGTGCCCGCGAGGGTCAATCCTGCACCGATCAAGCCTCAATCCAACGCCGGCGAGATCGACGCCTTCATTCGTCAGGCGAGGACGCTTGCCGCGTCGGCGACCGGTTCGGGCAGGCTGATCCTTGCCCTCGACGCGACGATGAGCCGCCAGCCGACCTGGGATCTGGCCTGCACGCTGCAGGGCCAGATGTTCGACGCCGTCGGCAAGGCCGGAACCCTCAGCGTGCAACTGGTTTATTTTCGCGGTCTCGGCGAGTGCCGTTCCTCCGCTTTCGTGAGCGACACCAATGCCTTGAAGCAGCTGATGACGCGGATCGAATGCCGCAGCGGTCACACCCAGATCGGCAAGGTGCTGGCGCATGCGCTGAAACAGACGGCGGCCGCCAAGGTCAATGCGCTGGTCTATATCGGCGATGCGATGGAAGAGGATATCGACGATCTGGCCGAAAAGGCCGGCAGCCTCGGCCTGCATGGCGTTCCTGTCTTCGTCTTTCAGGAAGGCCATGATTCCAGCGCAGAAAAAGCGTTCAAGGAGGTTGCGCGGCTGTCCAATGGGGCTTGGTTCCGATTTGATCGACGGGCTGCCGCGACCCTGGCAGGACTGCTTTCGGCCGTTGCCGTGTTTGCGACCGGCGGGTTGAAGGCGCTCGAAGCCAGGGGCAGGCCGGAAGACCGGTTGATGATCGAGCATCTGCGGGGCGGCGGAAAATAA
- a CDS encoding DnaJ domain-containing protein, giving the protein MGAIIAFVALLLVLLGVVTIFLRADPAKLASTMRTLGPALLALVGVAVLVVGREGIGGMILTAALAWYGSMRMTRQPAGLAPGKRSTVRTAALEMELDHDTGGLEGLVLAGRHEGKMLGAMGLAELQHLHRELSADPESRQLLETYLDGRFPVWRKNTETNGGERLGVAPGPGAMTKEEAYKVLGLEAGAAAADVRKAHRRLMQRLHPDIGGTSFLAARINEAKDVLLSNHN; this is encoded by the coding sequence ATGGGCGCAATCATCGCTTTTGTAGCGTTGCTTCTGGTGCTTCTCGGCGTGGTGACGATCTTTCTGCGCGCCGACCCAGCGAAACTGGCGAGCACGATGCGAACGCTTGGGCCGGCTCTTCTGGCACTTGTCGGCGTTGCCGTGCTTGTGGTCGGCCGTGAAGGCATCGGCGGCATGATCCTCACCGCGGCACTTGCCTGGTATGGTTCCATGCGCATGACACGCCAGCCGGCCGGGCTGGCGCCGGGCAAGCGCTCGACGGTGCGCACCGCGGCATTGGAAATGGAACTCGATCACGATACGGGCGGCCTCGAAGGACTGGTCCTGGCTGGCCGCCACGAAGGCAAGATGCTTGGCGCGATGGGGCTGGCGGAGTTGCAGCATCTCCATCGGGAACTCTCCGCCGATCCGGAGAGCCGGCAGTTGCTAGAGACGTATCTTGACGGCAGATTTCCCGTCTGGCGCAAAAACACTGAGACGAACGGTGGCGAAAGGCTGGGTGTTGCGCCAGGTCCGGGCGCCATGACTAAGGAGGAGGCCTACAAGGTCCTTGGTCTTGAAGCGGGGGCCGCCGCGGCGGATGTCCGCAAGGCGCACCGCCGCCTGATGCAACGCCTGCACCCCGATATCGGCGGCACGTCTTTCCTGGCGGCGCGGATTAATGAAGCCAAGGACGTCTTGCTCTCCAATCACAACTAG
- a CDS encoding D-alanyl-D-alanine carboxypeptidase, with product MRKALLGIVSKSTSPLKTIMIFAMAMTFVCGDVASSLAARQAAIVVDAKTGKVLYSADANGRRYPASLTKMMTLYLTFEALAKGKISRNSPVVFSAHASAEAPTKLGVKPGGSVTVETAILSIVTKSANDSATALGEMLGGNEPTFARMMTAKARALGMNGTVFRNANGLPDPGQFTTARDMATLGIALREHFPQYYGYFSQRSFLYGRQRINGHNRLLGRIKGVDGIKTGYTRASGFNLVSSVSDGNRRIVGVVMGGTSGGSRDNQMANLINTYMPRASTRGGGDLVAKASGNNPITALAKVLLPKHDAPTPDDKPMVEDDAVASNDDPTSADAATDEQTTAAVEETAPVVKTRKVKTVIVSAPQVATAQVVAAYAEPAPAVDPVNTASVPSGWAVQVASSPKQSEAQAFLDKAAKQAPKILADASGFTVAFDKDGETYYRARFGFGSKTAAWNACNALKKKKIACYAVQQ from the coding sequence GTGCGTAAGGCGTTGTTGGGCATCGTTTCCAAATCCACCTCCCCTCTCAAAACGATCATGATCTTCGCCATGGCGATGACGTTCGTTTGTGGCGACGTTGCCTCGTCGCTGGCGGCGAGGCAGGCAGCCATTGTCGTCGACGCCAAGACTGGCAAGGTGCTCTACTCCGCGGATGCCAACGGCCGGCGCTATCCGGCTTCGCTGACCAAGATGATGACGCTTTATTTGACCTTCGAAGCGCTGGCGAAGGGCAAGATCAGCAGGAACTCGCCAGTCGTGTTTTCGGCCCATGCATCCGCCGAGGCGCCGACGAAACTCGGGGTGAAGCCGGGCGGTTCGGTCACGGTCGAGACCGCGATCCTGTCGATCGTTACCAAGTCGGCGAACGACTCGGCCACCGCGCTCGGCGAAATGCTCGGCGGCAATGAACCTACTTTTGCCCGCATGATGACCGCCAAGGCGCGGGCGCTGGGCATGAACGGCACCGTCTTCCGCAATGCCAACGGCCTGCCCGACCCTGGCCAGTTCACCACCGCACGTGACATGGCGACGCTCGGCATCGCTCTGCGCGAGCATTTTCCGCAATATTACGGCTATTTCTCGCAGCGCTCCTTTCTCTATGGCCGTCAGCGCATCAACGGACATAATCGCCTGCTCGGACGCATCAAGGGTGTCGACGGCATCAAGACGGGCTACACCCGCGCCTCCGGCTTCAACCTCGTCTCGTCGGTTTCCGACGGCAATCGCCGCATCGTCGGCGTGGTCATGGGCGGCACCTCCGGCGGCAGCCGCGACAACCAGATGGCCAACTTGATCAACACCTATATGCCGAGGGCATCGACCCGCGGCGGCGGCGATCTGGTCGCCAAGGCCAGTGGCAACAATCCAATCACCGCCCTTGCCAAGGTGCTCCTGCCCAAGCACGACGCACCGACGCCGGACGACAAGCCGATGGTCGAAGACGATGCCGTGGCCTCCAACGACGATCCGACGTCCGCGGACGCCGCGACCGACGAGCAGACAACGGCCGCGGTCGAGGAGACAGCGCCCGTCGTCAAGACCAGGAAAGTCAAGACCGTCATCGTGTCGGCGCCCCAGGTTGCAACGGCGCAGGTTGTGGCGGCTTACGCCGAACCCGCTCCGGCCGTCGACCCGGTGAATACCGCGTCGGTGCCGTCGGGCTGGGCGGTACAGGTCGCTTCTTCGCCCAAGCAGTCCGAGGCGCAAGCCTTCCTCGACAAGGCGGCCAAGCAGGCGCCGAAGATCCTGGCGGATGCTTCGGGTTTCACCGTCGCTTTCGACAAGGATGGTGAGACCTACTACCGCGCCCGCTTCGGCTTTGGCTCGAAGACCGCCGCCTGGAATGCCTGCAATGCTTTGAAGAAGAAGAAAATCGCCTGCTACGCCGTCCAGCAGTAG
- a CDS encoding phasin family protein, which yields MTQTYEDFSKYGKEFADTGLKSFASLSKGAQAIATEAGEYTKKSFEAGSATVEKLFSAKSLEKAIEIQSDYAKQSYEAFVAEATKIGDLYAELAKEAYKPFESIVAKAK from the coding sequence ATGACCCAGACCTATGAGGACTTCAGCAAATACGGCAAAGAGTTCGCCGACACCGGATTGAAGAGCTTTGCGTCGCTCTCCAAGGGCGCGCAGGCGATCGCGACCGAGGCTGGCGAATACACCAAGAAGAGTTTTGAAGCCGGCAGCGCCACCGTGGAGAAGCTGTTTTCGGCCAAGTCGCTGGAAAAGGCGATCGAGATCCAGTCGGATTACGCCAAGCAGTCCTACGAGGCGTTCGTCGCCGAGGCCACCAAGATTGGCGACCTCTACGCCGAACTCGCCAAGGAAGCCTACAAGCCGTTCGAATCGATCGTTGCCAAGGCGAAGTAA
- the clpS gene encoding ATP-dependent Clp protease adapter ClpS: MQNGDGNGNEAGRGTAVITRTKTKTKKPSLYRVLILNDDYTPMEFVVHVLERFFQKDREAATRIMLHVHNHGVGECGVYTFEVAETKVSQVMDFARQNQHPLQCVMEKK; this comes from the coding sequence ATGCAAAACGGCGACGGCAACGGCAATGAAGCCGGCCGTGGGACGGCCGTCATCACGCGCACCAAAACCAAAACCAAGAAGCCCAGCCTTTATCGGGTCCTCATCCTCAACGACGACTACACGCCCATGGAGTTCGTGGTTCACGTGCTGGAGCGTTTTTTCCAGAAGGACCGCGAAGCCGCCACACGCATCATGCTTCATGTTCACAATCATGGAGTGGGCGAGTGCGGGGTCTATACATTCGAGGTGGCCGAGACCAAAGTGTCCCAGGTCATGGATTTCGCCCGACAGAATCAGCATCCGCTGCAATGCGTGATGGAGAAGAAGTGA
- the clpA gene encoding ATP-dependent Clp protease ATP-binding subunit ClpA codes for MPAFSQGLEKALHQALTLANERHHEYATLEHLLLALIDDTEAAAVMRACNVDLDELKHTVLTYIDTELDNLVTGYDEDSKPTAGFQRVIQRAVIHVQSSGREEVSGANVLVAIFAERESHAAYFLQEQQMTRYDAVNYISHGIAKRPGASETRSPRGADDEQGGQNGAEPQEEGGKKKQQQDALTAYCVNLNNKAKAGKIDPLIGRESEINRTIQVLCRRSKNNPLYVGDPGVGKTAIAEGLAKRIVEGDVPEVLHNATIFALDMGTLLAGTRYRGDFEERLKQVVKELEDYPGAVLFIDEIHTVIGAGATSGGAMDASNLLKPALSSGAIRCIGSTTYKEFRQFFEKDRALVRRFQKIDVNEPTIEDAIEIMKGLKPYYEEFHKVKFTNEAIKASVELSARYINDRKLPDKAIDVIDETGASQMLVPEAKRKKTIGIKEIEATIATMARIPPKTVSADDEKVLQGLDIELKRVVYGQDTAISALTSAIKLARAGLREPEKPIGSYLFSGPTGVGKTEVAKQLAASLGVELIRFDMSEYMERHTVSRLIGAPPGYVGFDQGGLLTDGVDQHPHCVLLLDEVEKAHPDLFNILLQVMDHGKLTDHNGKQIDFRNVILIMTTNAGASDAQRAAIGFGSTKREGDDVEAINRLFTPEFRNRLDAIIPFGSLPVPVIHQVVQKFVMQLEAQLSERGVTFDLSADAIAWLADKGYDERMGARPLGRVIQEHIKKPLADEVLFGKLKKGGTVRVTVEKKETGETGLKLESLADEAPVKPKKEEPEEAPKPIKAVAKKPAAKKLVAPKPEAKGKDGGKRSLVPQLPRKN; via the coding sequence ATGCCGGCTTTCTCCCAAGGCCTGGAAAAGGCGCTTCACCAGGCGCTGACGCTCGCCAATGAGCGGCACCATGAATACGCAACCCTTGAACATCTGCTGCTCGCGCTCATCGACGACACCGAGGCGGCCGCCGTCATGCGCGCCTGCAATGTCGATCTCGATGAGCTCAAGCACACGGTGCTCACCTATATCGACACCGAGCTCGACAATCTGGTCACCGGTTATGACGAGGACTCCAAGCCGACGGCCGGGTTCCAGCGTGTCATCCAGCGCGCGGTGATCCATGTGCAGTCGTCTGGCCGAGAGGAGGTGTCGGGTGCCAACGTGCTCGTCGCCATCTTCGCCGAGCGCGAGAGCCATGCCGCCTATTTCCTGCAGGAACAGCAGATGACCCGCTACGACGCGGTCAACTACATCTCGCACGGCATTGCCAAGCGTCCAGGCGCGTCGGAGACGCGCTCGCCGCGCGGCGCCGATGACGAGCAGGGCGGCCAGAACGGCGCCGAGCCGCAAGAGGAAGGCGGCAAGAAGAAGCAGCAGCAGGATGCGCTGACGGCTTATTGCGTCAACCTCAACAACAAGGCCAAGGCCGGCAAGATCGATCCGCTGATCGGCCGCGAGTCCGAGATCAACCGCACCATCCAGGTGCTGTGCCGCCGCTCCAAGAACAACCCGCTCTATGTCGGCGACCCGGGCGTCGGCAAGACGGCGATCGCCGAGGGCCTGGCCAAGCGCATCGTCGAGGGCGACGTTCCCGAAGTGCTGCACAATGCCACCATCTTCGCGCTCGACATGGGCACGCTGCTTGCCGGCACGCGCTATCGCGGCGATTTCGAGGAGCGGCTGAAGCAGGTCGTCAAGGAACTCGAGGACTATCCTGGTGCCGTGCTGTTCATCGACGAGATCCACACGGTGATCGGGGCAGGGGCCACATCGGGCGGCGCCATGGACGCGTCGAACCTGTTGAAGCCGGCCTTGTCGTCGGGTGCGATCCGCTGCATCGGCTCGACCACCTACAAGGAATTCCGCCAGTTCTTCGAGAAGGACCGTGCCTTGGTGCGGCGTTTCCAGAAGATCGACGTCAACGAGCCGACCATCGAGGACGCCATCGAGATCATGAAGGGCCTGAAGCCCTATTATGAGGAGTTCCACAAGGTGAAGTTCACCAACGAGGCGATCAAGGCCTCGGTGGAGCTGTCGGCACGCTACATCAACGACCGCAAGCTGCCGGACAAGGCGATCGACGTGATCGACGAGACCGGCGCCTCGCAGATGCTGGTGCCGGAAGCCAAGCGCAAGAAGACCATCGGCATCAAGGAGATCGAAGCGACGATCGCCACCATGGCCCGCATCCCGCCGAAGACGGTTTCGGCCGACGACGAGAAGGTGCTGCAGGGCCTCGATATCGAGCTGAAGCGCGTCGTATATGGCCAGGACACGGCAATCAGTGCGCTGACCTCGGCGATCAAGCTGGCACGTGCCGGACTGCGCGAACCGGAGAAGCCGATTGGCTCCTACCTGTTCTCCGGCCCGACCGGCGTCGGCAAGACCGAAGTGGCCAAGCAGTTGGCCGCCTCGCTCGGCGTCGAGCTGATCCGCTTCGACATGTCGGAATATATGGAACGCCACACCGTGTCGCGGCTGATCGGTGCTCCTCCCGGTTATGTAGGCTTCGACCAGGGCGGTCTTTTGACCGACGGCGTCGACCAGCATCCGCATTGCGTGCTGTTGCTGGACGAAGTCGAGAAGGCGCATCCGGACCTGTTCAACATCCTGTTGCAGGTGATGGACCACGGCAAGCTGACCGACCACAACGGCAAGCAGATCGATTTCCGCAATGTGATCCTGATCATGACCACCAATGCGGGCGCGTCGGATGCGCAACGCGCGGCGATCGGCTTCGGTTCGACCAAGCGCGAAGGCGACGATGTCGAGGCGATCAACCGGCTGTTCACGCCGGAGTTCCGCAACCGTCTCGATGCGATCATCCCGTTCGGCTCATTGCCGGTGCCGGTCATCCACCAGGTGGTGCAGAAGTTCGTCATGCAGCTCGAGGCCCAGCTTTCCGAGCGTGGCGTCACCTTCGACCTGTCGGCGGATGCGATCGCCTGGCTCGCCGACAAGGGCTATGACGAGCGCATGGGGGCGCGGCCGCTCGGCCGGGTCATCCAGGAGCACATCAAGAAGCCGTTGGCTGACGAGGTGCTGTTCGGCAAGCTCAAGAAGGGCGGCACGGTGCGTGTCACCGTCGAGAAGAAGGAAACCGGCGAGACCGGCCTGAAGCTCGAATCGCTCGCCGACGAGGCGCCGGTGAAGCCGAAGAAGGAAGAGCCGGAAGAAGCGCCGAAGCCCATAAAGGCCGTGGCGAAGAAGCCGGCGGCCAAGAAGCTGGTGGCGCCGAAGCCCGAAGCCAAGGGCAAGGACGGCGGCAAGCGCAGCCTCGTGCCGCAACTGCCCCGAAAGAACTGA